From one Triticum aestivum cultivar Chinese Spring chromosome 4B, IWGSC CS RefSeq v2.1, whole genome shotgun sequence genomic stretch:
- the LOC123091458 gene encoding uncharacterized protein isoform X2, which yields MACHQRSASLPFIPHSTESKVEVELQGLQTCISSPSATIGTMCSGLRRLGDIYSSVEEIMSLPSNQIGLSLPLQRKMVEEELDRSLVLVDLCNAMQESLAELKASIQDLQLALKRGDAAAVQLKIESFVRLAKKAQKPFKKITSGKATAQGCGTVRLLAEARGMAVSLLESASPLLLKQIGVASGSRWSLVSQRFQKKRVVCEANGVAGLENGVESLFRRLIQSRVSLLNILSS from the coding sequence ATGGCCTGCCATCAAAGATCTGCGAGTCTGCCTTTCATCCCCCACTCCACCGAATCCAAAGTGGAGGTGGAGCTGCAGGGCCTGCAGACATGCATCTCCTCGCCTTCCGCGACCATCGGCACGATGTGCAGCGGTCTGAGGAGGCTCGGAGACATCTACAGCTCCGTAGAAGAGATCATGAGCCTGCCCAGCAACCAAATCGGCCTCTCCCTGCCCCTGCAGAGGAAGATGGTCGAGGAGGAGCTTGACAGGTCACTTGTCCTGGTGGATCTCTGCAATGCCATGCAGGAGAGCCTGGCAGAGCTGAAGGCGAGCATCCAGGACCTGCAGCTCGCCCTCAAGAGGGGAGATGCCGCGGCTGTTCAGCTCAAGATCGAGTCCTTCGTTCGCCTCGCGAAGAAGGCGCAGAAGCCTTTCAAGAAGATCACAAGCGGCAAGGCTACCGCCCAAGGCTGCGGGACGGTCAGGCTACTGGCAGAAGCAAGAGGCATGGCGGTCTCTCTGCTTGAATCCGCGTCGCCCCTCCTACTGAAGCAAATTGGGGTTGCCAGTGGAAGCAGATGGTCGCTGGTCTCACAGAGGTTCCAGAAGAAGAGGGTTGTCTGCGAGGCGAACGGCGTGGCGGGTCTCGAGAACGGCGTTGAGTCCCTGTTCAGGAGGCTGATCCAGAGCAGGGTTTCACTCCTGAACATCCTTAGCTCCTAG
- the LOC123091458 gene encoding uncharacterized protein isoform X1, whose amino-acid sequence MACHQRSASLPSIPHSTESKVEVELQGLQTRISSPSATIDTMCGGLRSLGDIYSSIEEIMSLPSNRVPLQRKMIEEELDRSLVLVDLCNAMQESLAELKVSIQDLQLALKRGDGAAVQIKTESFVRLAKKAQKPFKKITSGKATAQGCGAVRLLVEARDMAVCLLESASCLLLKQAGVASGSRWSLVSQRFQKKRVVCEAAQLQALEHGVADLENGVESLFRRLIQSRVSLLNILSS is encoded by the coding sequence ATGGCCTGCCATCAAAGATCTGCAAGTCTGCCTTCTATCCCTCACTCCACCGAATCAAAAGTGGAGGTGGAACTGCAGGGCCTGCAGACACGCATATCCTCGCCTTCCGCGACCATCGACACAATGTGCGGCGGTCTGAGGAGTCTCGGAGACATCTACAGCTCCATAGAAGAGATCATGAGCCTGCCCAGCAACCGAGTCCCCTTGCAAAGGAAGATGATCGAGGAAGAGCTTGACAGGTCACTTGTCCTGGTGGATCTCTGCAATGCCATGCAGGAGAGCCTGGCAGAGCTGAAGGTGAGCATCCAGGACCTGCAGCTCGCCCTCAAGAGAGGAGATGGCGCGGCTGTTCAGATCAAGACCGAGTCCTTCGTTCGCCTCGCGAAGAAGGCACAGAAGCCTTTCAAGAAGATCACAAGCGGCAAGGCTACCGCCCAAGGCTGCGGGGCGGTCAGGCTACTGGTAGAGGCAAGAGACATGGCGGTCTGTCTGCTTGAATCCGCGTCATGCCTCCTACTGAAGCAAGCTGGGGTTGCCAGTGGAAGCAGATGGTCGCTGGTCTCACAGAGGTTCCAGAAGAAGAGGGTTGTCTGCGAGGCGGCGCAGCTGCAAGCGCTGGAGCATGGCGTGGCTGACCTTGAGAACGGCGTAGAGTCCCTGTTCAGGAGGTTGATCCAGAGCAGGGTTTCACTCCTGAACATCCTTAGCTCCTAG